From the genome of Capricornis sumatraensis isolate serow.1 chromosome 17, serow.2, whole genome shotgun sequence, one region includes:
- the DDX54 gene encoding ATP-dependent RNA helicase DDX54 isoform X1: MAAGTRPAAAPRSRATMAQWKKKKGLRKRRGAASQSRSSDSEDGEFEIQAEDDARAQKLGPGRPLPTFPTSECTSDVEPDMREMVRAQNKKKKKSGGFQSMGLSYPVFKGIMKKGYKVPTPIQRKTIPMILDGKDVVAMARTGSGKTACFLIPMFERLKTHSAQTGARALILSPTRELALQTMKFTKELGKFTGLKTALILGGDKMEDQFAALHENPDIIIATPGRLVHVAVEMNLKLQSVEYVVFDEADRLFEMGFAEQLQEIIGRLPGGHQTVLFSATLPKLLVEFARAGLTEPVLIRLDVDSKLNEQLKTSFFLVREDAKAAVLLHLLRNVVRPQDQTVVFVATKHHAEYLSELLATQGVSCAHIYSALDQTARKINLARFTHGKCSTLIVTDLAARGLDIPLLDNVINYSFPAKGKLFLHRVGRVARAGRSGTAYSLVAPDEVPYLLDLHLFLGRALTLARPPEEPSGVEGGDGVLGRVPQGVVDDEDCGLRTSLEASLELRGLSRVADNAQQQYVRSRPAPSPESIKRAKGLDLAGLGLHPLFSSRFQQEELQRLRLVDSIRNYRSRATIFEINASSRDLSSQVMRAKREKDRKAIASFQRGRQERQEGPAGPAPSLPAPQEEQPEKEEVAGESVEDVFMEVVGRKRQQPGPHREAKRRREEARQRDQAFYIPYRPKDFDSERGLSVSGDGGAFEQQVAGAVLDLMGDEAQSLTKGRQQLKWDRKKKRFVGQSGQEDKKKIKTESGRYISSSYKRDLYQKWKQKQKIDDRDSEEETFDRRGPEKRGGKRGRGQGASQPRTPGTPAGRVRSELKTKQQILKQRRRAQKMRFLQRGGLKQLSARNRRRAQELQQGAFGRGAPSKKGKMRKRM; encoded by the exons CTGGGACCTGGTAGACCCCTACCCACTTTCCCCACCTCGGAATGCACCTCGGACGTGGAGCCAGACATGCGGGAGATGGTGCGAGCTCagaacaagaagaagaagaaatcaggagGCTTCCAGTCCATGG GCCTGAGCTACCCAGTCTTCAAAGGCATCATGAAGAAGGGCTACAAGGTGCCGACACCCATCCAGAGGAAG ACCATCCCAATGATCCTGGACGGCAAGGACGTGGTGGCCATGGCCCGGACGGGCAGCGGCAAGACCGCCTGCTTCCTCATCCCCATGTTCGAGCGGCTCAAGACCCACAGCGCCCAGACCGGGGCCCGCGCCCTCATCCTCTCGCCCACCCGAGAGCTGGCCCTGCAGACCATGAAGTTCACCAAGGAG CTTGGCAAGTTCACTGGCCTCAAGACTGCCCTGATCCTGGGTGGGGACAA GATGGAAGACCAATTTGCAGCCTTGCACGAAAATCCCGACAT AATCATTGCTACCCCTGGGCGCCTGGTGCATGTGGCTGTGGAGATGAACCTGAAGCTGCAGAGTGTGGAGTACGTGGTATTCGACGAGGCCGACAG gCTCTTTGAAATGGGCTTCGCAGAGCAGCTCCAGGAAATCATCGGCCGCCTCCCCGGGGGTCACCAGACTGTCCTGTTCTCTGCCACACTGCCCAAACTGCTGGTGGAGTTCGCACGAGCTG GCCTGACGGAGCCCGTGCTCATCCGGTTAGATGTGGACTCTAAACTCAACGAGCAGCTCAAG ACCTCCTTCTTCCTGGTGCGGGAGGATGCCAAGGCTGCGGTGCTGCTCCACCTGCTACGCAACGTGGTGCGGCCCCAGGACCAGACAGTCGTGTTTGTGGCCACCAAGCACCACGCGGAGTATCTCAGTGAG CTGCTGGCGACCCAGGGGGTGAGCTGTGCCCACATCTACAGTGCCCTGGACCAGACGGCCCGCAAGATTAATCTAGCCAGGTTCACGCACGGCAAGTGCTCCACCCTCATCGTGACTGACCTGGCCGCTCGGGGCCTGGACATCCCACTGCTGGACAACGTCATCAATTACAGCTTCCCCGCCAAGGGCAAGCTCTTCCTGCACCGCGTGG GTCGCGTGGCCCGGGCCGGCCGAAGTGGCACGGCCTACTCCTTGGTGGCCCCTGACGAGGTCCCCTACCTGCTGGACCTACACCTGTTCCTGGGCCGTGCTCTGACCCTTGCCCGTCCCCCCGAGGAGCCCTCAG GCGTGGAAGGCGGGGACGGCGTACTGGGCCGGGTGCCACAGGGCGTGGTGGATGACGAGGACTGCGGCCTGCGGACCAGCCTGGAGGCATCGTTGGAGCTGCGGGGCCTGAGCCGCGTGGCCGACAATGCCCAGCAGCAGTATGTACGCTCACGGCCAGCGCCCTCGCCCGAGTCCATCAAGAGGGCCAAGGGGCTGGACCTCGCCGGGCTGGGCCTGCACCCCCTCTTCA gCTCTCGCTTCCAGCAGGAGGAGCTACAGCGGCTCAGGCTGGTGGACAGCATTAGGAATTACCGCTCCCGGGCG ACCATCTTTGAGATCAACGCCTCCAGCCGCGACCTGAGCAGCCAGGTGATGCGCGCCAAGCGGGAGAAGGACCGCAAAGCCATCGCCAGCTTCCAGCGGGGACGGCAGGAGCGGCAGGAGGGCCCGGCGGGCCCAGCCCCGAGCCTCCCAGCACCGCAGGAGGAGCAGCCTGAGAAGGAGGAGGTGGCAGGAGAGAGTGTAGAG GATGTCTTCATGGAAGTTGTCGGCCGGAAGCGGCAGCAGCCAGGACCCCACCGGGAAGCCAAGAGGCGGAGGGAGGAGGCCCGGCAGCGGGACCAGGCATTCTATATCCCCTACCGGCCCAAGGACTTTGACAGCGAGCGGGG CCTGAGCGTCAGCGGGGACGGGGGCGCCTTCGAGCAGCAGGTAGCTGGTGCAGTGCTGGACCTGATGGGAGATGAAGCCCAGAGCCTGACCAAGGGCCGGCAGCAGCTCAAGTG GGACCGTAAGAAGAAGCGGTTTGTGGGACAGTCAGGACAAGAGGACAAGAAAAAGATCAAGACGGAGAGTGGCCGCTACATCAGCAGCTCCTACAAGCGGGACCT CTaccaaaagtggaaacagaaacagaaaatcgATGATCGTGACTCAGAAGAAGAAACTTTTGACCGCCGCGGCCCAGAGAAAAGAGGTGGGAAGCGCGGCCGAGGGCAAG GTGCATCCCAGCCCCGCACTCCTGGCACCCCCGCGGGCCGCGTGCGCTCAGAGCTCAAGACCAAGCAGCAGATCCTGAAGCAGCGGCGCCGCGCCCAGAAGATGCGCTTCCTGCAGCGCGGGGGCCTGAAGCAGCTCTCCGCCCGCAACCGGCGCCGcgcccaggagctgcagcaggGCGCCTTTGGCCGGGGTGCCCCTTCCAAGAAGGGCAAGATGAGGAAGAGGATGTAA
- the DDX54 gene encoding ATP-dependent RNA helicase DDX54 isoform X3 encodes MAQWKKKKGLRKRRGAASQSRSSDSEDGEFEIQAEDDARAQKLGPGRPLPTFPTSECTSDVEPDMREMVRAQNKKKKKSGGFQSMGLSYPVFKGIMKKGYKVPTPIQRKTIPMILDGKDVVAMARTGSGKTACFLIPMFERLKTHSAQTGARALILSPTRELALQTMKFTKELGKFTGLKTALILGGDKMEDQFAALHENPDIIIATPGRLVHVAVEMNLKLQSVEYVVFDEADRLFEMGFAEQLQEIIGRLPGGHQTVLFSATLPKLLVEFARAGLTEPVLIRLDVDSKLNEQLKTSFFLVREDAKAAVLLHLLRNVVRPQDQTVVFVATKHHAEYLSELLATQGVSCAHIYSALDQTARKINLARFTHGKCSTLIVTDLAARGLDIPLLDNVINYSFPAKGKLFLHRVGRVARAGRSGTAYSLVAPDEVPYLLDLHLFLGRALTLARPPEEPSGVEGGDGVLGRVPQGVVDDEDCGLRTSLEASLELRGLSRVADNAQQQYVRSRPAPSPESIKRAKGLDLAGLGLHPLFSSRFQQEELQRLRLVDSIRNYRSRATIFEINASSRDLSSQVMRAKREKDRKAIASFQRGRQERQEGPAGPAPSLPAPQEEQPEKEEVAGESVEDVFMEVVGRKRQQPGPHREAKRRREEARQRDQAFYIPYRPKDFDSERGLSVSGDGGAFEQQVAGAVLDLMGDEAQSLTKGRQQLKWDRKKKRFVGQSGQEDKKKIKTESGRYISSSYKRDLYQKWKQKQKIDDRDSEEETFDRRGPEKRGASQPRTPGTPAGRVRSELKTKQQILKQRRRAQKMRFLQRGGLKQLSARNRRRAQELQQGAFGRGAPSKKGKMRKRM; translated from the exons CTGGGACCTGGTAGACCCCTACCCACTTTCCCCACCTCGGAATGCACCTCGGACGTGGAGCCAGACATGCGGGAGATGGTGCGAGCTCagaacaagaagaagaagaaatcaggagGCTTCCAGTCCATGG GCCTGAGCTACCCAGTCTTCAAAGGCATCATGAAGAAGGGCTACAAGGTGCCGACACCCATCCAGAGGAAG ACCATCCCAATGATCCTGGACGGCAAGGACGTGGTGGCCATGGCCCGGACGGGCAGCGGCAAGACCGCCTGCTTCCTCATCCCCATGTTCGAGCGGCTCAAGACCCACAGCGCCCAGACCGGGGCCCGCGCCCTCATCCTCTCGCCCACCCGAGAGCTGGCCCTGCAGACCATGAAGTTCACCAAGGAG CTTGGCAAGTTCACTGGCCTCAAGACTGCCCTGATCCTGGGTGGGGACAA GATGGAAGACCAATTTGCAGCCTTGCACGAAAATCCCGACAT AATCATTGCTACCCCTGGGCGCCTGGTGCATGTGGCTGTGGAGATGAACCTGAAGCTGCAGAGTGTGGAGTACGTGGTATTCGACGAGGCCGACAG gCTCTTTGAAATGGGCTTCGCAGAGCAGCTCCAGGAAATCATCGGCCGCCTCCCCGGGGGTCACCAGACTGTCCTGTTCTCTGCCACACTGCCCAAACTGCTGGTGGAGTTCGCACGAGCTG GCCTGACGGAGCCCGTGCTCATCCGGTTAGATGTGGACTCTAAACTCAACGAGCAGCTCAAG ACCTCCTTCTTCCTGGTGCGGGAGGATGCCAAGGCTGCGGTGCTGCTCCACCTGCTACGCAACGTGGTGCGGCCCCAGGACCAGACAGTCGTGTTTGTGGCCACCAAGCACCACGCGGAGTATCTCAGTGAG CTGCTGGCGACCCAGGGGGTGAGCTGTGCCCACATCTACAGTGCCCTGGACCAGACGGCCCGCAAGATTAATCTAGCCAGGTTCACGCACGGCAAGTGCTCCACCCTCATCGTGACTGACCTGGCCGCTCGGGGCCTGGACATCCCACTGCTGGACAACGTCATCAATTACAGCTTCCCCGCCAAGGGCAAGCTCTTCCTGCACCGCGTGG GTCGCGTGGCCCGGGCCGGCCGAAGTGGCACGGCCTACTCCTTGGTGGCCCCTGACGAGGTCCCCTACCTGCTGGACCTACACCTGTTCCTGGGCCGTGCTCTGACCCTTGCCCGTCCCCCCGAGGAGCCCTCAG GCGTGGAAGGCGGGGACGGCGTACTGGGCCGGGTGCCACAGGGCGTGGTGGATGACGAGGACTGCGGCCTGCGGACCAGCCTGGAGGCATCGTTGGAGCTGCGGGGCCTGAGCCGCGTGGCCGACAATGCCCAGCAGCAGTATGTACGCTCACGGCCAGCGCCCTCGCCCGAGTCCATCAAGAGGGCCAAGGGGCTGGACCTCGCCGGGCTGGGCCTGCACCCCCTCTTCA gCTCTCGCTTCCAGCAGGAGGAGCTACAGCGGCTCAGGCTGGTGGACAGCATTAGGAATTACCGCTCCCGGGCG ACCATCTTTGAGATCAACGCCTCCAGCCGCGACCTGAGCAGCCAGGTGATGCGCGCCAAGCGGGAGAAGGACCGCAAAGCCATCGCCAGCTTCCAGCGGGGACGGCAGGAGCGGCAGGAGGGCCCGGCGGGCCCAGCCCCGAGCCTCCCAGCACCGCAGGAGGAGCAGCCTGAGAAGGAGGAGGTGGCAGGAGAGAGTGTAGAG GATGTCTTCATGGAAGTTGTCGGCCGGAAGCGGCAGCAGCCAGGACCCCACCGGGAAGCCAAGAGGCGGAGGGAGGAGGCCCGGCAGCGGGACCAGGCATTCTATATCCCCTACCGGCCCAAGGACTTTGACAGCGAGCGGGG CCTGAGCGTCAGCGGGGACGGGGGCGCCTTCGAGCAGCAGGTAGCTGGTGCAGTGCTGGACCTGATGGGAGATGAAGCCCAGAGCCTGACCAAGGGCCGGCAGCAGCTCAAGTG GGACCGTAAGAAGAAGCGGTTTGTGGGACAGTCAGGACAAGAGGACAAGAAAAAGATCAAGACGGAGAGTGGCCGCTACATCAGCAGCTCCTACAAGCGGGACCT CTaccaaaagtggaaacagaaacagaaaatcgATGATCGTGACTCAGAAGAAGAAACTTTTGACCGCCGCGGCCCAGAGAAAAGAG GTGCATCCCAGCCCCGCACTCCTGGCACCCCCGCGGGCCGCGTGCGCTCAGAGCTCAAGACCAAGCAGCAGATCCTGAAGCAGCGGCGCCGCGCCCAGAAGATGCGCTTCCTGCAGCGCGGGGGCCTGAAGCAGCTCTCCGCCCGCAACCGGCGCCGcgcccaggagctgcagcaggGCGCCTTTGGCCGGGGTGCCCCTTCCAAGAAGGGCAAGATGAGGAAGAGGATGTAA
- the DDX54 gene encoding ATP-dependent RNA helicase DDX54 isoform X2 yields the protein MAAGTRPAAAPRSRATMAQWKKKKGLRKRRGAASQSRSSDSEDGEFEIQAEDDARAQKLGPGRPLPTFPTSECTSDVEPDMREMVRAQNKKKKKSGGFQSMGLSYPVFKGIMKKGYKVPTPIQRKTIPMILDGKDVVAMARTGSGKTACFLIPMFERLKTHSAQTGARALILSPTRELALQTMKFTKELGKFTGLKTALILGGDKMEDQFAALHENPDIIIATPGRLVHVAVEMNLKLQSVEYVVFDEADRLFEMGFAEQLQEIIGRLPGGHQTVLFSATLPKLLVEFARAGLTEPVLIRLDVDSKLNEQLKTSFFLVREDAKAAVLLHLLRNVVRPQDQTVVFVATKHHAEYLSELLATQGVSCAHIYSALDQTARKINLARFTHGKCSTLIVTDLAARGLDIPLLDNVINYSFPAKGKLFLHRVGRVARAGRSGTAYSLVAPDEVPYLLDLHLFLGRALTLARPPEEPSGVEGGDGVLGRVPQGVVDDEDCGLRTSLEASLELRGLSRVADNAQQQYVRSRPAPSPESIKRAKGLDLAGLGLHPLFSSRFQQEELQRLRLVDSIRNYRSRATIFEINASSRDLSSQVMRAKREKDRKAIASFQRGRQERQEGPAGPAPSLPAPQEEQPEKEEVAGESVEDVFMEVVGRKRQQPGPHREAKRRREEARQRDQAFYIPYRPKDFDSERGLSVSGDGGAFEQQVAGAVLDLMGDEAQSLTKGRQQLKWDRKKKRFVGQSGQEDKKKIKTESGRYISSSYKRDLYQKWKQKQKIDDRDSEEETFDRRGPEKRGGKRGRGQAGASQPRTPGTPAGRVRSELKTKQQILKQRRRAQKMRFLQRGGLKQLSARNRRRAQELQQGAFGRGAPSKKGKMRKRM from the exons CTGGGACCTGGTAGACCCCTACCCACTTTCCCCACCTCGGAATGCACCTCGGACGTGGAGCCAGACATGCGGGAGATGGTGCGAGCTCagaacaagaagaagaagaaatcaggagGCTTCCAGTCCATGG GCCTGAGCTACCCAGTCTTCAAAGGCATCATGAAGAAGGGCTACAAGGTGCCGACACCCATCCAGAGGAAG ACCATCCCAATGATCCTGGACGGCAAGGACGTGGTGGCCATGGCCCGGACGGGCAGCGGCAAGACCGCCTGCTTCCTCATCCCCATGTTCGAGCGGCTCAAGACCCACAGCGCCCAGACCGGGGCCCGCGCCCTCATCCTCTCGCCCACCCGAGAGCTGGCCCTGCAGACCATGAAGTTCACCAAGGAG CTTGGCAAGTTCACTGGCCTCAAGACTGCCCTGATCCTGGGTGGGGACAA GATGGAAGACCAATTTGCAGCCTTGCACGAAAATCCCGACAT AATCATTGCTACCCCTGGGCGCCTGGTGCATGTGGCTGTGGAGATGAACCTGAAGCTGCAGAGTGTGGAGTACGTGGTATTCGACGAGGCCGACAG gCTCTTTGAAATGGGCTTCGCAGAGCAGCTCCAGGAAATCATCGGCCGCCTCCCCGGGGGTCACCAGACTGTCCTGTTCTCTGCCACACTGCCCAAACTGCTGGTGGAGTTCGCACGAGCTG GCCTGACGGAGCCCGTGCTCATCCGGTTAGATGTGGACTCTAAACTCAACGAGCAGCTCAAG ACCTCCTTCTTCCTGGTGCGGGAGGATGCCAAGGCTGCGGTGCTGCTCCACCTGCTACGCAACGTGGTGCGGCCCCAGGACCAGACAGTCGTGTTTGTGGCCACCAAGCACCACGCGGAGTATCTCAGTGAG CTGCTGGCGACCCAGGGGGTGAGCTGTGCCCACATCTACAGTGCCCTGGACCAGACGGCCCGCAAGATTAATCTAGCCAGGTTCACGCACGGCAAGTGCTCCACCCTCATCGTGACTGACCTGGCCGCTCGGGGCCTGGACATCCCACTGCTGGACAACGTCATCAATTACAGCTTCCCCGCCAAGGGCAAGCTCTTCCTGCACCGCGTGG GTCGCGTGGCCCGGGCCGGCCGAAGTGGCACGGCCTACTCCTTGGTGGCCCCTGACGAGGTCCCCTACCTGCTGGACCTACACCTGTTCCTGGGCCGTGCTCTGACCCTTGCCCGTCCCCCCGAGGAGCCCTCAG GCGTGGAAGGCGGGGACGGCGTACTGGGCCGGGTGCCACAGGGCGTGGTGGATGACGAGGACTGCGGCCTGCGGACCAGCCTGGAGGCATCGTTGGAGCTGCGGGGCCTGAGCCGCGTGGCCGACAATGCCCAGCAGCAGTATGTACGCTCACGGCCAGCGCCCTCGCCCGAGTCCATCAAGAGGGCCAAGGGGCTGGACCTCGCCGGGCTGGGCCTGCACCCCCTCTTCA gCTCTCGCTTCCAGCAGGAGGAGCTACAGCGGCTCAGGCTGGTGGACAGCATTAGGAATTACCGCTCCCGGGCG ACCATCTTTGAGATCAACGCCTCCAGCCGCGACCTGAGCAGCCAGGTGATGCGCGCCAAGCGGGAGAAGGACCGCAAAGCCATCGCCAGCTTCCAGCGGGGACGGCAGGAGCGGCAGGAGGGCCCGGCGGGCCCAGCCCCGAGCCTCCCAGCACCGCAGGAGGAGCAGCCTGAGAAGGAGGAGGTGGCAGGAGAGAGTGTAGAG GATGTCTTCATGGAAGTTGTCGGCCGGAAGCGGCAGCAGCCAGGACCCCACCGGGAAGCCAAGAGGCGGAGGGAGGAGGCCCGGCAGCGGGACCAGGCATTCTATATCCCCTACCGGCCCAAGGACTTTGACAGCGAGCGGGG CCTGAGCGTCAGCGGGGACGGGGGCGCCTTCGAGCAGCAGGTAGCTGGTGCAGTGCTGGACCTGATGGGAGATGAAGCCCAGAGCCTGACCAAGGGCCGGCAGCAGCTCAAGTG GGACCGTAAGAAGAAGCGGTTTGTGGGACAGTCAGGACAAGAGGACAAGAAAAAGATCAAGACGGAGAGTGGCCGCTACATCAGCAGCTCCTACAAGCGGGACCT CTaccaaaagtggaaacagaaacagaaaatcgATGATCGTGACTCAGAAGAAGAAACTTTTGACCGCCGCGGCCCAGAGAAAAGAGGTGGGAAGCGCGGCCGAGGGCAAG CAG GTGCATCCCAGCCCCGCACTCCTGGCACCCCCGCGGGCCGCGTGCGCTCAGAGCTCAAGACCAAGCAGCAGATCCTGAAGCAGCGGCGCCGCGCCCAGAAGATGCGCTTCCTGCAGCGCGGGGGCCTGAAGCAGCTCTCCGCCCGCAACCGGCGCCGcgcccaggagctgcagcaggGCGCCTTTGGCCGGGGTGCCCCTTCCAAGAAGGGCAAGATGAGGAAGAGGATGTAA
- the CFAP73 gene encoding cilia- and flagella-associated protein 73, translated as MAVPWEEYFQLVLEEKLSMKIPEQNMDHVPPVLRLLEKRQELVDADGGLQAQKEVFEITKASLKQRWEQLEQKEQELKGSFIRFEKFLQDAEARRSRALRRAEEERHLAGRREAEALRLRAQLAELQRERARLQRGLQRLEPCARLLEQMLELLPEFQEVPELVARFDGLADMQAALRLTERQRLAELEEARARLQRLRDSWQDELLLQGQRRAHLLERLESARERTLHWVPRPEEESKWIQIQNTAAEKTLLLGRTRMAVLNMYQLVCQHQRRPPTLDIEDTEGQLEQVKLSILDLSAMLAGLHQAESTTLTS; from the exons ATGGCAGTGCCCTGGGAGGAATATTTCCAACTGGTTTTGGAAGAGAAACTGTCTAT GAAGATCCCGGAGCAGAACATGGACCACGTCCCCCCGGTCCTGCGTCTCTTGGAGAAGAGGCAGGAGCTGGTGGATGCAGACGGGGGCCTTCAGGCCCAGAAGGAG GTGTTCGAGATCACAAAGGCCTCCCTGAAACAGCGATGGGAACAGTTGGAACAGAAAGAGCAGGAGCTAAAGGGGTCATTCATCCGCTTTGAAAAGTTTCTGCAG GACGCCGAGGCCCGTCGCAGCCGCGCACTGCGGAGAGCCGAGGAGGAGCGGCACCTGGCGGGCCGCCGGGAGGCGGAGGCGCTGAGGCTCCGGGCTCAGCTGGCCGAGCTGCAGCGGGAGCGCGCGCGGCTGCAGCGCGGGCTGCAGCGTCTGGAGCCCTGCGCTCGCCTGCTGGAGCAAATGTTGGAGCTGTTGCCCGAG TTCCAAGAGGTCCCCGAACTGGTGGCGCGCTTCGACGGGCTGGCAGACATGCAGGCGGCGCTGAGGCTCACGGAGCGCCAGCGGCTCGCGGAGCTGGAGGAGGCGCGCGCGCGGCTGCAGCGGCTGCGGGACTCCTGGCAGGACGAGCTGCTTCTGCAGGGCCAGCGGCGAGCGCATCTCTTGGAGCGACTGGAGTCGGCGCGGGAGCGCACGCTGCACTGGGTACCGAGGCCGGAGGAG GAATCCAAGTGGATTCAGATCCAGAACACGGCGGCTGAGAAGACCTTGCTCCTGGGGCGCACCAGGATGGCAGTACTCAATATGTACCAGCTGGTGTGTCAGCATCAGAGACGGCCACCCACCCTAGACATCGAGGACACCGAGGGGCAGCTGGAGCAG GTGAAGCTGTCCATTCTGGACCTCTCTGCCATGCTGGCCGGACTCCATCAGGCTGAGTCCACCACCCTCACCTCCTAA